The genomic segment TCGGCACCGCAGAAGGTCTGAATCTACTAAGGATAGGTCTGTTTCGTCTGGATCGGGATGGATATCTCCTTGACTTCAATGATACGGGAGCCGGGATACTGGGAGTGGACCAAGGTACGTCATGGAATGACCGTCACATATCAGCTATCGATCGATTCCTGGGACTGGGACTGGCAGAACAATTCGAGACCATCATTCAGGGCAAGGCCAGATTCGCCAAACGCCACATGAAATGCACTAATCGGCATGGTAGATACATGGAACTGAGTCTGTCTTGTACCACTTATCCAAACCAGGAAGGTGAGCCGGAAGTGTATGGACTGGTTCAGGATTCGGTCGAAGATGGTCATTCTTCGTCCGACACGACCAAGCACCGTCAAGGACTGTATATCCTGGCGGACGTGGCTTCTGCCCTATCTTCATCAGCAGAACTCGGTCAGATATTGCGAACCATCCTGACCGGCGCTACTGCCTCCCAGGGCTTGGGATTTAACCGCGCTTTCCTTTTCCTGTACGATCAGGAAACCGACTCCCTGATCGGCCATCTGGCTGTGGGGCCATCATCACCTGAAGAGGCTGGCCACATTTGGGGGCAATTGGATACTGAGGCAATGTCGCTTACTCAATTGCTTGATCCCCACGAAACCCCTGACTTTGAAGCAAGCCTTCTATCCGATCGTATCGCTGGAGTCGTTTATGATCTAAAGCAAGATTCGATGATCACTCATGTATGTCAGACCGGTGACTGGGTAAACCTGACCGACACCGATCCCATCGACGCCAATACAAGTTCCTTCCTTGACTGTTTGGGTACGAAAAACGCCGCACTGGTACCATTGGTCAGCAAAGGCAATCTTCGCGGATTGCTCGCAGCAGATAACTTCATAACCGGTCAACCTATCGCCGATGATGCCGTCGGTCTGCTCCAGATATTGGCCGATCAAGCCGCAGTGGCGATTCAGCGCGCCCGATTGTTAGACCTCGAAAGAAAACGGGTTGACGAGCTGCAACAAATTAATCGACAATTAGCGGAATCACAGGAGCAAGCGATTCAGTTTGGAAAGATGTCCGTTATGGGTGAACTGACAGCAGCCATTGCCCATTCCCTCCAGAATCCGCTTGATATTATGGCTGGCTTTGTCAGTCTTACGCTTCAAGCTCAACCCACAAGCGAACAACAGGAATACCTAAACATTGTCTCGACCGAAATCAAGCGTATCGAAAGTGTCTTGCACCAAGTCCTCAGGTTTTCGCAGGCCTCCAGCAATGACCTTGAGACAATTGAGTTCTCCAGGTTGATTGATGATGATTTCGATCGATTACAGGGTATTATGCATCGTTCAAAGATTTCGATCTCCCGAGCTCTGGCTCAGGCGCCACTCATCGTTCGCGGCAATCGCGAACAACTCAGACATGCAATCGGACAGCTCCTCGGACTAATTGCTGAGGATATTATGCCCTCTGGAAGACTGGTGTTGCGGACCGAACGAGTAGGGGGTATGGCAAGACTGCTCGTCATTATGGAGTGTCCGGGTGATCACGTCAGACGTAT from the Candidatus Zixiibacteriota bacterium genome contains:
- a CDS encoding GAF domain-containing sensor histidine kinase, with amino-acid sequence MKEAMDIATPDMTGSSLLGTAEGLNLLRIGLFRLDRDGYLLDFNDTGAGILGVDQGTSWNDRHISAIDRFLGLGLAEQFETIIQGKARFAKRHMKCTNRHGRYMELSLSCTTYPNQEGEPEVYGLVQDSVEDGHSSSDTTKHRQGLYILADVASALSSSAELGQILRTILTGATASQGLGFNRAFLFLYDQETDSLIGHLAVGPSSPEEAGHIWGQLDTEAMSLTQLLDPHETPDFEASLLSDRIAGVVYDLKQDSMITHVCQTGDWVNLTDTDPIDANTSSFLDCLGTKNAALVPLVSKGNLRGLLAADNFITGQPIADDAVGLLQILADQAAVAIQRARLLDLERKRVDELQQINRQLAESQEQAIQFGKMSVMGELTAAIAHSLQNPLDIMAGFVSLTLQAQPTSEQQEYLNIVSTEIKRIESVLHQVLRFSQASSNDLETIEFSRLIDDDFDRLQGIMHRSKISISRALAQAPLIVRGNREQLRHAIGQLLGLIAEDIMPSGRLVLRTERVGGMARLLVIMECPGDHVRRIERSLKQMFADQSQTQYLPLLVTNETFKFHGGRLDLASGSDGGPCLFVELPLLEDH